A region of Oncorhynchus masou masou isolate Uvic2021 chromosome 29, UVic_Omas_1.1, whole genome shotgun sequence DNA encodes the following proteins:
- the LOC135521194 gene encoding probable inactive tRNA-specific adenosine deaminase-like protein 3 produces the protein MEPQPKRRKEYECDIDSWVAYPVLSNEQSQDIELTEAFAAPIINKKETSRLIKELAKVYPLPGLQHIKRVRSCKDKGSPHPLEVIVCLASDAPVIGRSKELHISDLSSSGRLNCEGLGYPFLVKIPACPPLTRPQFEQASKHWPTSFHEDKQVTVALRGQLFTSSQKSKMQEYMMAAVAAARAGQESGMEAVGAAVVDPEAERILAVGHDCQQGGHPLHHAIMVCIDLVARGQGGGAYTYDKYPACQSVLPYSSPSQKQGATTMTTCGVVQDGNSAEERVEPYICTGYDLYVTREPCVMCAMALVHSRIGRVFYGTASTDGAFGTKYKIHAQKDLNHRFEVFKGVLDQQCEDLNRPIHYIKMNA, from the coding sequence ATGGAGCCACAACCCAAACGCAGAAAAGAATATGAGTGTGACATCGACTCCTGGGTTGCTTACCCTGTGCTGTCCAACGAGCAGTCTCAAGACATTGAGCTAACCGAGGCCTTTGCAGCTCCCATCATCAACAAGAAAGAAACCTCTCGTTTGATCAAGGAGTTGGCCAAAGTATACCCATTACCTGGACTTCAGCACATCAAGAGAGTACGGTCATGCAAGGATAAGGGCAGCCCTCACCCTCTGGAGGTCATTGTATGCCTTGCCAGTGATGCACCAGTCATTGGCCGTAGTAAGGAGCTGCACATATCTGATCTGTCGTCATCCGGTAGATTAAACTGTGAAGGTCTAGGATACCCTTTCCTAGTCAAGATACCAGCATGCCCTCCTTTGACCAGACCGCAGTTTGAGCAGGCCAGCAAACACTGGCCCACCTCCTTTCACGAGGACAAACAGGTGACTGTGGCCCTGAGGGGCCAGCTGTTCACCTCCTCTCAGAAATCAAAGATGCAGGAGTACATGATGGCTGCTGTGGCTGCAGCCAGAGCGGGGCAGGAGAGTGGCATGGAGGCTGTGGGGGCTGCGGTCGTTGACCCAGAGGCAGAGAGGATCCTCGCTGTGGGACATGACTGCCAGCAAGGCGGGCACCCACTTCATCACGCCATCATGGTTTGCATTGACCTTGTGGCACGTGGGCAGGGGGGTGGGGCCTACACCTATGACAAGTACCCCGCCTGCCAGTCTGTTTTGCCCTATTCCTCACCCTCTCAAAAACAGGGCGCCACCACCATGACAACCTGTGGGGTCGTGCAGGACGGGAACAgtgcagaggagagagttgagcCATACATCTGCACCGGGTACGACCTGTATGTTACTCGAGAGCCTTGTGTTATGTGTGCCATGGCGCTAGTCCATTCTAGGATAGGCAGAGTCTTCTATGGGACAGCCTCTACCGATGGGGCATTTGGGACTAAATATAAAATCCACGCTCAAAAAGATCTGAATCACCGCTTTGAAGTTTTCAAAGGAGTCTTGGACCAACAGTGTGAAGACCTTAACAGGCCTATACACTATATCAAAATGAATGCTTAA
- the LOC135519736 gene encoding ORM1-like protein 1 produces MNVGVAHSEVNPNTRVMNSRGIWLTYALGVGMLHIVLLSIPFFGVPVVWTLTNVIHNFGMYVFMHAVKGTPFETPDQGKARLLTHWEQLDYGVQFTSSRKFFTISPIVLYFLASFYTKYDTIHFVINTASLLSVLIPKLPQLHGVRIFGINKY; encoded by the exons ATGAATGTTGGTGTAGCCCACAGTGAGGTGAACCCCAACACTCGGGTCATGAACAGTCGAGGGATCTGGCTGACCTATGCCCTCGGTGTTGGAATGCTTCACATTGTGCTCTTGAGCATACCCTTCTTCGGTGTACCTGTGGTGTGGACTCTCACAAATGTTATACACAATTTT GGGATGTATGTCTTCATGCATGCAGTGAAAGGCACTCCGTTTGAGACCCCAGACCAAGGCAAAGCCCGGCTCCTGACACATTGGGAACAGTTGGACTACGGCGTGCAGTTCACATCATCCAGAAAATTCTTCACTATCTCCCCAATCGTTTT ATATTTTCTTGCAAGCTTCTACACAAAGTACGACACAATACACTTTGTCATAAACACTGCGTCCCTTTTGAGCGTGCTGATCCCCAAATTGCCACAACTACATGGAGTCCGAATCTTTGGCATCAACAAGTATTAA